AAATGCTAACTTAGACGCGTTGGATCAGGTCCGACTTAGCGAAGCGCACCTTCTGCGTGGTGGCATACTTGTCCTGGGCCGAGCGATAGCCGAGCGGGCAAGCGACCACCGTCGAGTAGCCCGAGCCCTCGATACCCAGAATCTTGTCGTAAGCCTTGGGATCGATCCCCTCCATTGGGCATGCGTCGATACCAAGGGCGGCAGCAGCGAACATCAATTGGCCTAGAGCAATGTATACCTGCTTTTGAGCCCACACGTCGATCCACCCCTGCTCGTTCGCTTGGTCCACGAACCCTCCCGCAAAGCTTTCGTAGCCAGAAAGGCTTTCCTCGGAGACCTTGCGCACTTCCGCCATGCGGGAAATGAACGCGCCAACGTCATCCCTTTCATAGCCCACTCGAGAAGCGAGCACCACTAGGTGAGAGCAGTCCTTCGGCTGCTGCTGGTTCCAGGAAACGGCAGGAAACTGGTCCTTGACCGATTGCGTCTCGACCACGAAGAACTTCCAAGGCTGGAGCCCAAAAGAAGAAGGCGTCAGCACAAGAGCCTCCTCCAGCGCCTCAATCGTCTCGGCGGGAATCTTTCGGGAAGCATCAAATTCCTTGGTGGCGTAGCGCCAGTTCAACTGTTCGAGAATGTCTTTTACGTTTAATGTAGCCATGGATAATCGCTGGATAAATCTCTACCGCCCCTCACTACGAGAGCAAGGGCGCGAGGACTGCAAACGAACACAGACTTAATCGCTACTTTCCCTCGTCGTAAGCCTCAGCAGGACCGTCAATTTCCTCGTCTTCCGCGGCGATGTAGTGGCTTCCCTTGCTTTCAGGATTCAGGCTCGCCGCGTGGACGACGAGCAGGGCCGCCTTCACTGCGTTGCGCAGCTCCACCAAGGATCGCGTCAAGCGTGCCCCTGCGTAGAAGCTGCTGATCTCCTCATCCAGTTGCCCGAGGATTCGACGCGCCCGCTGGAGGCGTCGCGGCGAACGAATGAGCCCGACATAGTTCCACATCGTATTCTTGATCAGACGCATGTCCTGCTGGATCAACACTTCGTCCGCAGCGCGTTCCGGACTGACCCACTCCTTGACTTCCGGTAGATGAAATTGGTCCTTCCGTATGTCTTCCACGTCCGCTCGAGCCGTAAGCTTCGCCGAGACCAAACACTCCAAGAGCGAGGTACTCGCCAAGCGATTCGCCCCGTGCAGGCCCGTACAAGCAGTTTCGCCGATGGCATTGAGATTCGCGACGGAGGATCGACCCGCCAGGTCCGTGTAGACTCCCCCGCAAGTGTAATGCGCTGCCGGCGCCACAGGAATCGGCTCTCTACTGATATCCACACCGCAAGCGAGCGCCCTCTCATGTATCGAGGGAAAACGTTCTCGGATGAAATCCGGCTTCAATTTCGAAAGGTCGATGTAGACGCAATTCTCCCCGCTCGCGATGAGCTCCCGATGGATAGCCCGGGCCACGATGTCGCGAGGAGCCAATGATTTCATGGGGTGCTGACTGTCCATGAAAGCATGGCCATCTCCATTGACCAACACTCCACCTTCACCTCGAACGGCCTCGGAAACCAAAAAGAGCTGACAATTCTTTTTGAGGAACACAGTGGGGTGAAACTGAATGTACTCCAGATCGATGATGCGAGCGCCCACCCGACGCGCCATCGCAACGCCGTGTCCGACAACGCCGGGCTGATTGGTCGTGTTCTTGAAGACTTGTCCGAGCCCACCCGTCGCCAAGATCGTCTTCTTGGCGATGATCGCTTTCACCTCCCCGCTCAAGGTATCGAGGGCGTACACTCCAATGCAGGTGATCGGCTTGTACTTGTCGATCGAATACACGGAATTGTGGGACAGCGTCAGCAAATCGATGGCGACGTGGTTCTCTAGGATATTGAGATTCTGGATACCTCGGACATATTCGTGGAAATTGTTTAGGATGGCGCGTCCCGTAACATCCTTGGCATAGATGATCCGCTTGTCGCTATGTCCACCTTCACGCGTGAACTGCAAGTCACCGGATTCGCTGCGATCGAAAGGGATGTCCAAACGGTCGAGCAACAAGTCCTGCACTGCGGCCTGCCCTTCCCGGACCAAACAACGCACGGCTTCCGGATTCGCCGTATTCGCCGAGGCAACCATTATATCCTTCTCGAGCTGGTCAGGATGGTAAGAGGTGTCATAAATGATGCCCCCTTGGGCCCACTTGCTGTTGGCCCCAGCCGAAAGCTGGTCAGCGCAGATCATCGTCACCGACAATCCTTGGCTACACGCATGGTGCGCGTAGGCAGTACCAGCGAGCCCAGCCCCTATGACGAGGCAGTCTGTACGGATCGTTTCCACTTGCGTTCAGGCAGTTTGAGTCCGGCCCCCTAGCATCCCTTGCCGGGTTGATGCGGGGCCCCCTCGGCGATCTCGAACATCCGGTCGATCGAGTAAAGCGCTTTTTGGCGAAGATCCTCGTCCAATTCGATCACCTGCTCCGGTCTCGGAGCAACCAACACGTCACGAATCTTTTCCAAAGAGTTCATCTTCATGTAAGGGCAGAGCTTGCACCCAGAGATGAAACGCTTTTCCGGAGCCTCTACTTCGATGCGTTCCACAAGGCCGCACTCCGTAAGCATCATGAAATAAGGAGCTTCCGTCGCCTTGACGTACTGCATCATACCGCCAGTACTGCCCACGTAGTCGCTCTTCTCGGTGATATTCAAGGTACATTCCGGATGGGAAACGACCTTGAGACCGGGAAACTTCGAACGAGCTTCGGCGATTGTTTCGGGATCGAAATTATCGTGAACGATGCAAGTGCCGTCCGAAGAAACGATTTCCTTGTCGATTCCCAGCTTCTTCATCTCCACCCGGATATTTTCCGCCATCAAACGATCCGGCACGAAGAGGACCTGCTTCTGCGGCAGGGAGGCCACGATCTTGTAGACGTTGCTGGAGGTGACGCACACATCGCACTCAGCCTTAACTTCTGCCGTGCTGTTGATGTAGCAAACCACCGCGGCGTCCGGATACGCTTTTTTAAGTTCCCGCAACTGCTCTCCAGTCAGCGAATCCGCTAGAGAACAACCAGAAGCTCTATCCGGAACCACCACCTGGGAATCCGGCGAGAGAATCTTGGCGGTCTCAGCCATGAAAACCACCCCTGAGAAAACGATGCTCTTCGCGCCCGACTCCTTCGCCTTCAAGCTCAGCATGTAGGAGTCGCCCGCGAAATCTGCGACCCCGTAGACGATCTCAGGTTCAACGTAGGAGTGAGCCAAGATCACGGCCCCTTTCTCCTTCTTCAGCTCGTTGATCTCCAAGGTGAGCGGAGCGATTTCACGACAAGCTTCCAAGTTCCAGGATCGGCTGGCCTCGCACTCCACGTGCATGAGTTTTGCGAGCAGGCGCTCTGCCTCCTCCGCGATTTGAGCTTCCGTGTATTTTCTGTTGTCTGCTGCGCTTACCATAGTCCGGGCACTTGCTTCGATTTTGAAAAGCTAACGAACTTGATCACTTCGCGCAAGAAAGGGAAGCATTTGCTTGATAAGCCTCCGCTTCGTCGAACCCGATGGGTCCTCGCCCCACCGGCGTTCCCCGGAATCACGGGTCTGACGCTCGCCAATCGCAAGCCACTCTTCCAAAGGATGTGGTACCCAGGGTGGGATTGACTCGCTGCGCTCGGAGCTTCGCCCCAAACCTACGGTTTGCCCATCTCCGCTTCGCTTCGTCGAACCCGATGGGTTCTCGCCCCACCGGCGTTCCCCGGAATCACGGGTCTGACGCTCGCCAATCGCAAGCCGCTCTTCCAAAGGATGTGGTACCCAGGGTGGGACTCGAACCCACACTTCCGGAGAAAGCGGATTTTGAATCCGCCGCGTCTACCAATTCCGCCACCTGGGCATCCTTTGAGTGCGTCGCGTAAGCCGATGCGGCTTAAAAACGAAGACCGGTGTTTTGCCATGAGCGCGACGCGATGCAAGCCTAATTCAAATCGAAGCGCATCGCATTTCGATTTTGCTAGAAAAACAGACAACGAGGGGGCTTGAGAGAAATAAAAAAGAAACCTTATCCCCCTATCCAACAGGAGATTATGCAAAACCTTCAGAACTCTCCCAAAATCTTGCCAGAATCTTTGAACGTTCCAGCCACGGCTACGTCTATCTTTGCAGGACATATTAAGGGTTTGTTCAATTTTGTATCTAGTTTGTAGTTTGATAAGTCGAAAGAGGCACCGCTTAGCGGTGCCTCTTTTCGTTTCCGGCAAGGCTTTCCTTTCAGCAACTTCGGCCTCGGAAAACTTTTTCGAATTTTCTCTCAAAACTTTTGAACGAATCGCCAGCGAGCGCGCCTATCCCCTGTGTAGGTAGTTAATTAGGTAGTTAATCAATTTTTTAGAATCTGGTTTGTAGTTTGATAAGTTAGGAAAGGCGTCGCGAAAGCGGCGCCTTTTCTGTTTGTCAGCAAGATAAGGCTGATCGTTAGTTATGCGACATGCCAGACTTTCGCAGCTACCATGAACACGCCCCGAAAAACGTGGGCGACCAAGTTCTGCTTGGTCCTGAAGAGTCGAACCATCTCGTCGCTGCGAATCGAGCCCGCGTGGGAGATTCGGTTTCCCTCTTCAACGGACTCGGCTGCGAGTGTGAAGCTCGACTGCTTGATGCAAACAAGCGCAAAGCGCTGCTCGAGATAACCGAGATCAGCTTCGCCCCCCCCACTCCCTACCGTATCGCACTCGCCCAAGCCCTTCCGAAAGGGAAGCTGATGGAAAGTATCATTCGCAAGGCATCGGAAATCGGAGCCCAGCAGATTTTCCCAGTGGCCT
The Pelagicoccus enzymogenes DNA segment above includes these coding regions:
- a CDS encoding NAD(P)H-dependent oxidoreductase → MATLNVKDILEQLNWRYATKEFDASRKIPAETIEALEEALVLTPSSFGLQPWKFFVVETQSVKDQFPAVSWNQQQPKDCSHLVVLASRVGYERDDVGAFISRMAEVRKVSEESLSGYESFAGGFVDQANEQGWIDVWAQKQVYIALGQLMFAAAALGIDACPMEGIDPKAYDKILGIEGSGYSTVVACPLGYRSAQDKYATTQKVRFAKSDLIQRV
- a CDS encoding L-aspartate oxidase, translating into METIRTDCLVIGAGLAGTAYAHHACSQGLSVTMICADQLSAGANSKWAQGGIIYDTSYHPDQLEKDIMVASANTANPEAVRCLVREGQAAVQDLLLDRLDIPFDRSESGDLQFTREGGHSDKRIIYAKDVTGRAILNNFHEYVRGIQNLNILENHVAIDLLTLSHNSVYSIDKYKPITCIGVYALDTLSGEVKAIIAKKTILATGGLGQVFKNTTNQPGVVGHGVAMARRVGARIIDLEYIQFHPTVFLKKNCQLFLVSEAVRGEGGVLVNGDGHAFMDSQHPMKSLAPRDIVARAIHRELIASGENCVYIDLSKLKPDFIRERFPSIHERALACGVDISREPIPVAPAAHYTCGGVYTDLAGRSSVANLNAIGETACTGLHGANRLASTSLLECLVSAKLTARADVEDIRKDQFHLPEVKEWVSPERAADEVLIQQDMRLIKNTMWNYVGLIRSPRRLQRARRILGQLDEEISSFYAGARLTRSLVELRNAVKAALLVVHAASLNPESKGSHYIAAEDEEIDGPAEAYDEGK
- the nadA gene encoding quinolinate synthase NadA; amino-acid sequence: MVSAADNRKYTEAQIAEEAERLLAKLMHVECEASRSWNLEACREIAPLTLEINELKKEKGAVILAHSYVEPEIVYGVADFAGDSYMLSLKAKESGAKSIVFSGVVFMAETAKILSPDSQVVVPDRASGCSLADSLTGEQLRELKKAYPDAAVVCYINSTAEVKAECDVCVTSSNVYKIVASLPQKQVLFVPDRLMAENIRVEMKKLGIDKEIVSSDGTCIVHDNFDPETIAEARSKFPGLKVVSHPECTLNITEKSDYVGSTGGMMQYVKATEAPYFMMLTECGLVERIEVEAPEKRFISGCKLCPYMKMNSLEKIRDVLVAPRPEQVIELDEDLRQKALYSIDRMFEIAEGAPHQPGKGC